ggtttggcaacaaatatgcagtgaggaccagccaacgagagcatacaggtcgcagtggtggtagtatatggggctttggtgacaaaacggatggcactgtgatagactgcatccaatttgctgagtagagtgttggaggctattttgtaaatcacatcgccgaagtcaagggtcggtaggatagtcagttttacaagggtatgtttggcagcatgagtgaaggatgctttgttgcgaaataggaagccgattctagatttaactttggattggagatgcttaatgtgagtctggaaggagtttaCCTTCTAACCAGACATGtagttatttgtagttgtccacatattctacgtCAGAACCGTGCAGAGTAGTGATGCGagtcgggcgggtgggtgcgggcagcgttcggttgaagagcatgcatttcatttGATTAGcatttaagaacagttggaggccacagaaggagtgttatatggcattgaagctcgttttggaggtttgttaacagtgtccaaagaagtcaTAGAAGTTCGTCAAATTTATTATATTCTAAAGCTGCCCTGgtcactgtaagtgctgttattgtgaagtggaaacatccaGGGTCAACAATAGCTCATCCGTGAAGTAGTAGGCCGCACATGCTCACAGAACtagaccgccgagtgctgaagcacgtagcatcgtaaaaatcatctgtcctcggttgcaacactcactaacgctttccaaactgcctctggaagcaacatcagcacaagaactgttcgtcgggagctttatgaaatgggtttctatggctgaGCAGCtaaacacaagcctaagatcaccatgcaaaatgccaagtgtcggctggagtggtgtaaagctctccgccattggactctggagcagtgtaaatgcgttttctggagtgatgaatcacgcttcaccatctggcaggccAACAGACAtttctgggtttggtggatgccaggagaacgctacctgccccaatgcatagtggaaACCGTTcagtttggtagaggaggaataatggcctggggctgtttttcatagtttgggaaatcttaaagctacagcatacaatgacattctagacgattctgtgtttccaactttgtggcaacagagtTGCAGCGGTCAAAAACAGCAGTCaaaaacagaaatggtttgtcgagattggtgtggaagaacttgactggactgcgcagagccctgacttcaaccccatcaaacatcttTTAGACGAATTGGATCGCCGACTGCCAggcaggcctaatcgcccaacatttgTGCCTGGCcaaactaatgctcttgtggctgaatggaaacaagtccccgcagcaatgttccagcatctagtggaaagccttccaggaagagtggaggctattatagcagcaaagaggggaacaactacatattaatgcccatgattttggaatgagatgtttgatgagctggagtccacatacttttggccctGAAATGTACTTTGGACTTCACTTTTTGTGAATACAACAAAGAAGTGCTTCTGTCTGTAGAGAATGCAATTCTCCCAATGCTTGTGTATACATTTATTTAGATCAATGACAGGGTGGGTAGAATAACATCATAGATGAAACATGCACCACACTTCTGTCTGTAATACTAGTATCAAAGACACACTTAGCAATATGACATCATCATTTAACGGGATGAGCAACGAAAACAAACTTAAAATCTGCCAAGACGGTCACTATTGGCTCTTCCCGATTTGCGCCCTCTCTGGAGGCAAGCCCACAATGTGAAGCGCCAACAGTGTCAGTCTTTAAATGTTATTATTGTGGTTCTCTGTAAGCAGGAAATCGCCCTATTGTGCATGATAATACCACATTGCTGCATATATCATGCAAGGCAGAACATGGGTCTAATAAATACCCTCCAGCAAGTCCGAGGCACGCAAGTTACATCTATACTGgtacaaggcgagacccagatgcagacacggaaggcagatggtttgagtctttgatatttattataatccaagaGGGTAGGCAAgggaatggtcgtggacaggtgaaaggtcaaaaccagttcagagtccaggaggtacagagcgGCAGGCAGGTTCGAGGTCAAGCCAGCCAAAATGGTCAGGCAGTCCAGAAAcaggggtcaaaaccaggaggactagcaaaaagagaatagaaaaagcAGAAGCACAAGAAAAACATGCTGGTTGTCTTGAACacacaagacgaactggcacagagatgAGACgggaacacagggataaatacaccggggaaaataagtggagacaatcacaaggacaggtgaaacagatcagggcgtgacaattccAAAATAATGGCTTGTAAATCAATAATTAAACATGGCTGGTGAACATTCATTCTAATTCAATAATTGGGATCTCCTTGTGCTCTCATGCATTGTACACTTGTGTCAGAAAAAGAGAAAACACAACCACTAATTGGCTGGTCATGTAACTGATCTGGAATTGAGTGGATATGGATTGATAACCACAGAAAATGGAGAGGCGGTTCTGAgagtaaatcaaatcaagtcaaaatgtattggtcacatacaccatttagcagatgttatagctgGTGCGAAacgcttgtgttactagctcctaacagcgTAGTAAACTGTCAAACAAGTACACAATAATAACTAATAAAAATCGAGAAACAAGAAATCAAGAATGTCAGATCAAATCCAGTTAGCAAACCAAATAACAGTATATACaccaaaatacactgctcaaaaaaataaagggaacactaaaataacacatcctagatctgaatgaatgaaatattctcattaaatacttttttctttacatagttgaatgtgctgacaacaaaatcacacaaaaatgatcaatggaaatcaaattgatcaacccatggaggtctggatttggagtcacactcaaaattaaagtggaaaaccacgctacaggctgatccaactttgatgtaatgtccttaaaacaagtcaaaatgaggctcagtagtgtgtgtggcctccacgtacctgtatgacctccctacaacgcctgggcatgctcctgatgaggtggcggatggtttcCTGagagatctcctcccagacctggactaaagcatccgccaactcctggacagtctgtggtgtaatgtggcgttggtggatggagtgagacatgatgtcccagatgtgctcaattggattcaggtctggggaacgggcgggccagtccatagcatcattcctcttgcaggaactgctgacacactccagccacatgaggtctagcattgtcttgcattaggaggaacccagggccaaccgcaccagcatatggtctcacaaggggtctgaggatctcatctcggtacctaatggcagtcaggctacctctggcgtgcacatggagggctgtgcggccccccaaagaaatgcgtctccagactctgtcacgtctgtcacgtgctcagtgtgaacctgctttcatctgtgaagagcacagggcgccagaggcgaatttgccaatcttggtgttctctggcaaatgccaaacgtcctgcacagtgttgggctgtaagcacaacccccacctgtggacgtcgggccctcataccaccctcatggggtctgtttctgaccgtttgagcagacacatgcacatttgtggcctgctggaggtcattttgcagggctctggcagtgctcctcctgctcctccttgcacaaaggcgtaggtagcggtcctgctgctgggttgttgccctcctacggcctcctccacatctcctgatgtactggcctgtctttGGTagagcctccatgctctggacactacgctgacagacacagcaaaccttcttgccacagcttgcattgatgtgccatcctggatgagctgcactacctgagccacttctgtgggttgtagactccgtctcatgctaccactagagtgaaagcaccgccagcattcaaaagtgaccaaaacatcaggcAAGAAGCATAGggactgagaagtggtctgtggtcaccacctgcagaaccactccttattgggggatgtcttgctaattgcctataatttccacctgttgtctattccatttgtacaacagcatgtgaaatgtattgtcaatcagtgttgcttcctaagtggacagtttgatttcacagaagtgtgattgacttggagttacattgtgttgtttaagtgttccctttatgtttttgagcagtgtatatagtacGAATGATACTACagcagtatatatacagttgaagtcggaagtttacatacaccttagccaaaaacatttaaactctgtttttcacaattcctgacatttaatcctagtaaaaatgccctgtcttaggtcagttaagatcaccactttattttaagaattttaagaaccatttttggaaaaattactgtatatatacagttgaagtcggaagtttacatacacttaagatggagtcattaaaactagtttttcaaccattccacaaatgtcttgttaacaaactatagttttggcaagtcggttaggacatctactttgtgcatgacacaagtcatttttccaacgattgtctacagacagattatttcacttataattcactgtatcacaattccagtgggtcagaagtttacatactaagttgactgtgcctttaaacagcttggaaaaatccagaaaatgatgtcatggctttagaagcttctgataggccaattgacatgttttgagtcaattgaaggtgtacctgtggatgtatttcaaggtctaccttcaatgccacgagtgtgcaaagctgtcgttatAAGGTACAGtgtggctcctttgaagaatctcaaatataaaatatattttgatttgcgtaacactttttggttactacatgattccatatgtgtttcatagttttgatgtcttcactattattctacaatctaaaaaaaaagaaaaacccttgaatgagtaggtggtcCAAACTTTggaatggtactgtatatattacagtgagctatgtcaagaatccagtatataAACACGCAGTGTGTATAAGCAGTGTAACAAAAAGGTAATGTCTTGTAGTACATATATTAGAAtgaactacagtatgtgaagaACACAGTATATTAATACACAGTATTCATATATCTCTTTATACATATTCAGTATGTCTTATATTGAGTTTGTATGAACACTGAAAAATTTAACAATTGAAAGTAAAGCAAGTGAATATGCAAGATTAAACTAAGTGAACATGAGTTGTCTCTATGAACAATAACACAGTCAGTGAATGTGCACTCATATAGTATAATTTAAAAAGTTTAAAAGTCTCCTTTCATTTTAACTTGTGTTGCGTGTATAAACGACAAACTCAGCAGGCAAATTAGGCTTTTACCCAATCTAGCACAGGCTTTTTTCGTAATTTCATAATTTCTTATATTTCCTGTTtattttgtccctctctctcttcctctctcccaccgTGACTCATGCGTCTATCCTAGGCTTTCATTCGCCTGTCAGATTTTCTACAGTTTAACTGCATATCAAATCCAACTGCGTCTCTTATCCTAAAAAGCTCTATACTTTGTAGGTCTGTACTTCTGAATGACCCCTCACCCTTCTCTTCTTATCCAGACTTCTCAGGGTTGTTCTCCATTGTCCAACAATTCTAGTGGTCCAAAGTGGCAACAAACATTCTGGCATAGTTTCAAGGGAGTAAGGATGTGCCAGACCAGACCAAGCACACTGGCATCCTGTCAGAAAGACTGACTAATTGACATACTGTACAGACCAATAGATACAccagcagagagacagatagacaggtaacttgagagactgatagagacagatacagacacagacttaGTCTCACTGACAGATTGTCGGAAAGACTGATtggcacacaaacagacacacactcacatacagaaacagacagacagacagacaggtacccgATAGGTAAAGGCAGAGGGATAagaagacccagacccagacaggcTTGAAGAAAGGCAGATAGATACCCAGAGATACTTAACAGACCAGCAGACGGGTAGGCAATCAGACAGCTCGACAAATAACCAAGCAGGCTGACAGTTGAGACACTGTAACCTCGACGCTTGCGTGTTAATGAAGCAGAGATTTTAAATATATTCAATGCATGTTTTGTGCAGACCTTGAGAATATTAAAAACGAGTCCTCTTTTTTTTCATTAATTTGATTGGCAGACCACATAGAGCGGATGGGAGGGAGGGTTTGTGGTTGCTATGGCAACGGCCTGCTCTTTGTAAAAGGCTACATTCCTGGTATCTGATGTGTCTGTGTCACAATCGATAAAACACAGCCCGTGGGGATTGGAGAATATAGAGAATGGGGCTTCTTCCAGGGCAATgacggcgagagagagaaaaggtgtgAGGAAGATGTGTGAGAAGGGAGGACCAGAGGAcaagagaacagtagagtagcagaagcaaagagagaaagagagacagagagacagatagatactgAAAAGAGTGAGATATATAATAAGGGAGAGCGAAAGggtgggaaagagagaaagatggtAGTGAAGACACCAGAGTGCAGCTCTTCAGAGTCGGGGAGAGGGATgagcgctgtgtgtgtttttgcgtgtGTGCATGACGTGCGTATGTGCGTACTCACTCCATCTTTTCAGTGAATGTGTCACTCACCTCAGCGGAAATGTGCACGTATGTCTGTCTTTGTGCTTACCATCTGCTCACCTCGACATGGTTTTGTGTTAGTTTATTAGTTTATTTTACTATGCCAACAACCTGTTGACCAGGAGGCATTTTCTTCCCTATCCTTCTATTTTCTTCCTGTGGGAACAGAGCAGCCCCTGGTTCAACTCCCGTCTCCCGCCTCCTTGCATATCCAATAGGGTCTCTGCCTCGTCTCTGAGGTCCGACCAGGGTCAGTCCTGGCCACAAGCATTGTAACAATGTGCTCCTGTGATACCATGTCCTATTCTGATGCAGCTGAACGTCATAGCACATTTTTGTGTCAATGCACTTGAtgcacttgatttgatttgaatttcatTTGACAAAAATCTGCTGATAAAGGAAAAAAGTGTTGATAGTGTGGAAAGAATAGGAAAGAAAGTGTTAGAAAGGATGGAGTGAGAGCAAGAGATGGGGAACAGATGAAGAGTGACGGAAGGTGGGGGGAAAGAAAGCAGCAGGGGGAAAGCTTTGTTGGCAGTAAAGCTTTTTTTAATAAAAACAGTGCTATTTTGCATGAAAAATAATATTAGATATTCTAATGTGcttctctttgtgtgtgtttttgtgctgcAGGGCTGTACCGTGATGGTGGTCTGCATGGATACCAAGCTGTGCCGTGACAGAGGGCAGCGTGGGTAAAAGTCATGCGGCGCTCTGCCCTGTACCACTGCTACCCTCTTCTGGGCGGGGCTGTACTGCTCTTGCTGGTTAGCTGCGTCCTGGGTTGCCCCGCTCGCTGCGACTGCTCCGCCCAGACCAAGTCAGTCAGCTGCCACCGCAAAAGACTGCCTACCATCCCCGAGGGCATCCCCATTGAGACTCGGCTTCTGGATCTGAGCAAGAACAAACTGCGGAGCATTACACCGGACAACTTCTCCTCCTTTCTACAGCTTGAGGATCTAGACCTCAGCGATAACCTGATAGGCGTGGTCGAACCGGGCTCCTTCAAATTTCAGCTTTCCCTGCGCTCGCTGAACTTCCACAGCAACCTCCTCCAGCTGGTCCCCGCCGGTGTGCTCTCTGGCCTGGCTAACCTCACCAGTCTGGACCTCAGCCACAACCGGTTGGTGGTGCTGCTGGACCACGGCTTCCAGGACCTTCGGAGGCTGATGTCTCTGGAGGTGGGTGACAATGAGCTGGTGTTCATCTCCCAGAGGGCCTTTACTGGCCTGCTGGGCCTACAGAGCCTCACCCTGGAGCGCTGCAACCTGACTGTTGTGCCCACTGATGCCCTGGGGCACCTACACAGCCTGGTGGAACTCCGCCTGCGCCACCTGGGCATTGGTGCCCTGAAGCCCTACTCCTTCAAAAGACTTCCCCACCTTCGCCACCTGGAGATTGACTACTGGCCCTGGCTGGAAGTCTTCCCCGCTCTGTCGCTACACGGTCTCAACCTCACCACACTCACCGTCACCAACACTAACCTGTCCTCTTTTCCCGGCACTGCTCTACGCAACCTGCCCTACCTCACGCACCTAAACTTATCCTTCTGCCGCATCCAGCACATCCAGCAAGGGGTGCTAGACAAACTTCCGCGACTGCAGGAGTTGCACCTGCGAGGGGCTCAGCTGGCTTACATTGAACCCCTGGCCTTCCTGGCACTACCAAACCTGCGCATGTTGGATGTGTCGCACAACCAGCTGGACTCTGTGGAGCAAGCTGTGTTTGCGTCCCCTGACAGCCTGCAGACGCTGCTTATGGGGGGGAACCCTCTGGTGTGCGACTGCCGGCTCCTATGGCTGCTGAGTGGCCGGAAGCCACCCTTGCTGCAGCTCCCTGATCCCCAGCCCGAGTGCAGTGCCCCTGAGCGCATCCGTGGGAAACCCTTGCGGGACCTCAAGGAGCCGCTGGTGTCACGGTATGTGACCTGCACCAAGCCACGGATCGGGCCCAACACCACCCAGCTGCTGCTGACAGAAGAGGGGCAGCCTGTCTGGCTCAACTGCATAGCAGACGGGGCTCCACGGCCATCCATGGCCTGGGTGACGCCACACAGACGCTATGTCACAGCCAAAAGCACCGGGAGGGTGACAGTCCATACCAACGGCACCCTGGAGATTAAGGCTGCGGAGCTGCACGACAatggtgtgtacctgtgtgtggcCAGTAATGCGGCGGGCAATGCCAGCATGTCAGCCTCGCTGGCTGTGAAGAGCCTGGGCATCAGCGATAGATCGCTCTACACCAACAAGAGCGGACTCCTGGCGGACTCCAACGGGACCTGGGCCAACGGCACCCTCCTGTACAATATGACAAACCCCATAGACCTGAAGACCATCATCATCTCCACAGCCATGGGCTGCCTGTCTTTCCTGGGCGTGGTCATCTTCTGTTTCCTCCTCCTGTTTGCCTGGAGTCGTGGGAAGGGAAGGCACAAGAGCAACTTCGACATTGAGTACGTTCCCCGCAAATCGAATGGGACAGCAGCAGAGGCAAATGAAACAAGCGGGCCCAGACGAGTCAACATGAAAATGATTTAAATTTACAAACACATATGATAGTAACAAACAAAATACAGTGCATATCATTTTCAAAGTTTTCTTTGATACAGTGGAGTTGTGAAAATGAAAGTGATGTACCGATATAGTGGTGTTGATATGAAGGTGATCTAGTGATTCAGTGGACATGTTGATATAATAGTGATATATGATACTGTGGAATTGTTTATATAAAATGATGTTATCATACAATACACTGgatataatactatatagccCACATATCAATGAGAGTGAGGCAGTGATACAGCGCTGAGCCTGTGCTACGCTGGTGATGTGATGACTAATGATGTTGTAGACTCGGCGTGACACCAAGGTGAGAAAGGAAGTCTCTGGGAGTGACAAGGGAGAAGTTGAGATGACAGTGGAGCTGTCATTGCTCTGTCATGTCTGGAGAAAATTGTGTCTAATAACCATCTAAGCAGCAGGTGTGTTTGTTGAGTAAAATGTAGTGTTACGTATGTTTGTATGCACATGCAAATCACTACGAACAATATCCAAGAGACCTGCTTCATAAATATTTTCAAGTAGGCCATTGTTCCTCTTTGTACCACCTCAAGATATGCATAGCGGGATTTTGGCAACTCGAGCTTCAACTCAAGAAAAATGTATACACACGATATTTACAACTTCAAGTGGGATTTCAGCTAAAAGCACTAGAAGAACTCAAGGTATCTTCCTGCTGAAGAAATAGTAGCAGCTGAGAATTTTGGTTATTGCTTGGAAAAAAACTCAGAAGATAAATATCTTATGTTAAATCCCCTTTTATTACATTATAAATCAATTGCAGATTTTCCTGCCAGCAAAATCCCCTGATGTAATGTAAAATAAACAGTCAGTGACTAGACTAGACACTAGCAAAGATTTACTGGCCAATGTCCCCTTTGAACAGGACAAATCTCAGCCTGGTGAGTTATGGGTTGTATTCTATCCCCTCTCATTTTTCTTTGGCCCCAATGCTTCAAGCTGGCATGTCCCGAGGCCTCTCTTGGGTTAAAATAGGTTTCTGGGTATTTCATTGATGGCATTTGAAAGTTGTGGTGTTTTTGTGGAAATGTTTTAACTGTTGAAAAAAAATGTGTATTAAAAGAATAACATTAAGGGCAACTCTTTGTAAAAGCGGGGATTTAGGTGTCAACATGTGTGATCCAGTTGTGATACAATGTTAAAGGTTGTTTAAATGTTTTCATATGATAAATTTATGGGTATATTTTCAAACGGAAATAAATCGTAATCATACAGCTTCATGTGGTCATTAATATTTTGTCATTTCCAAGACATATCAGTACTTAAATTTTTACTTGACGTCATATGCCTAAACTGTATGATAGGGTAATAGCGAACCAAAGATGTGCAGACTCCTTAGCTAAATGTAAACTAGAAACTAACACGTGGTGTGTTGTTGCAAGGATATAGATAGGTTGTTGTAGCGATCCTATGACGCAGGCCAAGGAAAGATGACAAATGGGTATATATTGTTTTCCCACCAGATGTTTAATTCAGCGCTCTTCTAAAACCACACCGAATATACCCAACGACCCTGAATCTCTCCGTCTCCTGAAACTCAGATAAATGCAGCTCCTGCTGACGTTTTCATTCAGCACCCTTCTCTTTACAGAGATCTGTTAAAGCACTTGATGCTATCACGTTAATGGTTAAAAGTTGATCTATCTTTGGAGAATGCACACATGGAATATTCAAGAAGACAAGATCAAAGTCCAACCTATCTGATTTTTATCACTTTTGTTGCAGTTGTTTCTCCACAGAGTGCTCCAGTAGAGAATAGGGAGAAATATCACATGGATAATATGACTGTCTCCTATCCGTAGGCCATTTCTCTTAGATGAAGAGGATTTACTAATCAGTGCTTTAATGATTGGTGCTAACACAGGCGCCTAAGCATCTGTGAATCATTTGAGATGCTCTGCTTTGTGATCTGGAGAGGAAACATTATGTTATTAGCTTTATTTTATGCCTGTAATTAAACTTGGTGTCTCTACTTGGATTATAGCAAACATATTGTGCCAGCAGTAAAATAaatttaattgaaaataatgcagGGAAACGTTCCAACCGCTTCTTAAAATGTTTCTATAAAGAGTCAGACCAAATAATATCCCCTACAACACAAATGGCATCCATTCTGATAATCGCACAGCAGCCAGGCAGAATTACATCCTCATCTCTCTACTTAGAATGAGGCCCCAAGCACACCATTAGCTTGAGCATCCAGCTTAACCTCACACGGGTCTAGACCACTAACCTCACTGCTTCCCTTTGCAATTCACCATTAAAACAAGGCAAGTGTCAGTAAGACGCACACTGTGaaagatgagagaaaaaaaaagattgaAGCGCATCGCATCATACATTGACGTTGTTATATCAGAATATGGATTCACACCCAAGGAAAGCACTGGAGGGAGAGTCCACTATGACGTCATCAAGCCTGGGTTCTTACTCCTTGAGCACATTAAATCAGGATGATTTCCCCCTCACTCACCTTGGGCTCCTAGACTTTAGGACCCCATTGAGTGTCACTATGaatactgagagagaggagagatagagaggggggggtagagagagagaggtagagatggtaGCACGGGAGGCTACTGAGGGGAGGACGATTCATAAtaatgaatggaatggtatcaatgttccagccattactatgagcccgtcctccccaattaaggtgccactagCTACCTGTGGATGGTAGGGCTAGCCGTAAAGCTATGGTGTTGCAGGGGACTACAATCACCTTAGGGATGAATACGCCCTGGCTGTGTGAGAACACAATCCTGTAGGCAACTGAACAAACGGGCCGTATTTAGATAGGCATCATAGTGCAATAGCTATTAGATCAATTGGATATACactgagggtacaaaacattaagaaaaccttcctaatattgagttgcactccaaccccccttttgccctcatacCAGCCTCAATTtgggcatagactctacaaggtgtccaaagcgttccacagcgatgctggcccatgttgacttcccacagttgtgtcaagttggctggatgtcctttgggtggtggaccattcttgatacacacagaaaactgttgtgtgtgaaacacccagcagtgttgcagttcttgacaccaaCAGGTTCGCCTGGCACCgactaccatactctgttcaaaggcacttaaaacatctgtcttgcccattcaccctctgaatggcacacatacacaatccatgtctcaattgtctcatggcttaaaaatgattctttaacatgtctccttcccctcatctgcactgattgaagtgaacaAGTTATATAAATCagggataatagctt
This genomic stretch from Oncorhynchus kisutch isolate 150728-3 linkage group LG7, Okis_V2, whole genome shotgun sequence harbors:
- the LOC109893912 gene encoding leucine-rich repeat and immunoglobulin-like domain-containing nogo receptor-interacting protein 2; amino-acid sequence: MRRSALYHCYPLLGGAVLLLLVSCVLGCPARCDCSAQTKSVSCHRKRLPTIPEGIPIETRLLDLSKNKLRSITPDNFSSFLQLEDLDLSDNLIGVVEPGSFKFQLSLRSLNFHSNLLQLVPAGVLSGLANLTSLDLSHNRLVVLLDHGFQDLRRLMSLEVGDNELVFISQRAFTGLLGLQSLTLERCNLTVVPTDALGHLHSLVELRLRHLGIGALKPYSFKRLPHLRHLEIDYWPWLEVFPALSLHGLNLTTLTVTNTNLSSFPGTALRNLPYLTHLNLSFCRIQHIQQGVLDKLPRLQELHLRGAQLAYIEPLAFLALPNLRMLDVSHNQLDSVEQAVFASPDSLQTLLMGGNPLVCDCRLLWLLSGRKPPLLQLPDPQPECSAPERIRGKPLRDLKEPLVSRYVTCTKPRIGPNTTQLLLTEEGQPVWLNCIADGAPRPSMAWVTPHRRYVTAKSTGRVTVHTNGTLEIKAAELHDNGVYLCVASNAAGNASMSASLAVKSLGISDRSLYTNKSGLLADSNGTWANGTLLYNMTNPIDLKTIIISTAMGCLSFLGVVIFCFLLLFAWSRGKGRHKSNFDIEYVPRKSNGTAAEANETSGPRRVNMKMI